A window of uncultured Draconibacterium sp. contains these coding sequences:
- the pstB gene encoding phosphate ABC transporter ATP-binding protein PstB produces MNDNSVTIKDPVLSIRNLCVSYDKGKYAVDNVSADIKRNAVTAIMGPSGCGKSTMLRAINRMHELYENIETKGNLILNGKDITDMPTIQLRRKVGMVFQRPNPFPTMSIYDNVIAGYKLNGIRLKKTERDDIVERSLSDVTLWEEVKDTLHKKGSFLSGGQQQRLCIARALAFDPEVILLDEPTSALDPVATSKIEDLLVKLKENYSILMVTHNMSQAARISDYSMFMYLGELVEYGKTKDMFTKPKDRRTEEYLTGKFG; encoded by the coding sequence ATGAACGATAATTCAGTAACAATAAAAGATCCGGTACTTTCCATTCGAAACCTGTGTGTTTCGTACGACAAAGGAAAGTATGCTGTTGATAATGTATCGGCCGATATTAAACGCAATGCCGTAACGGCAATTATGGGGCCGTCGGGCTGTGGTAAAAGTACCATGTTGCGCGCCATTAACCGCATGCACGAACTCTACGAAAACATTGAAACCAAAGGCAATCTTATTTTGAATGGGAAAGACATTACCGATATGCCCACCATTCAGTTGCGCCGGAAAGTGGGTATGGTTTTTCAACGTCCAAATCCCTTCCCAACAATGAGCATTTACGACAACGTTATTGCAGGCTATAAATTAAACGGAATTCGTTTAAAGAAAACCGAACGCGACGATATTGTGGAACGCTCGTTAAGCGATGTTACACTTTGGGAAGAGGTGAAAGATACACTGCACAAAAAAGGAAGTTTCCTTTCGGGCGGACAGCAGCAACGGCTTTGTATTGCGCGGGCACTGGCCTTTGATCCGGAAGTAATTTTGCTCGACGAACCCACATCGGCACTCGATCCTGTGGCAACCTCAAAAATTGAAGACTTATTGGTGAAATTGAAAGAGAATTATTCGATTTTAATGGTAACACACAATATGTCGCAGGCTGCCCGAATCTCTGATTATTCAATGTTTATGTATTTGGGCGAATTGGTTGAATACGGCAAAACAAAAGACATGTTTACCAAACCAAAAGACCGCCGTACCGAAGAATATTTAACAGGGAAATTTGGTTAA
- the pstA gene encoding phosphate ABC transporter permease PstA yields MSSSANLMVDNLGRRTLKDKFYKVLVIVLSTITISPIVLIIYQLVVKGYRQISFDFILKTPPDTFEAMTALSNGELIPGGIANGLTGTLLMVVLASVIAIPVGVITGIYLYENPGKFLANLTRNVSDVLQGVPSIVLGLIAYMWIVKPITNGFSALAGSVSLSIMMLPMIVRSTEETLKMIPQTIKEAALALGVPYYKVILRVLVPTSFSGLLTGILLGISRVLGETAPLMLTALGSTMINLDISKPTSAVPLLIWEFYNDPNMVDLIWSSSLLLMAMVLALNLISKRIAARTK; encoded by the coding sequence ATGAGTAGCTCAGCAAATTTAATGGTTGATAATCTTGGGCGAAGAACGCTTAAAGACAAGTTCTATAAAGTACTGGTAATCGTACTTTCTACCATTACTATTTCGCCTATTGTACTAATAATTTACCAACTTGTTGTAAAAGGTTATCGCCAGATAAGTTTCGATTTTATACTAAAAACGCCACCGGACACATTTGAAGCAATGACAGCTTTGAGTAATGGTGAATTGATTCCGGGCGGTATTGCAAACGGATTAACCGGAACGCTTTTGATGGTGGTTTTGGCCTCGGTAATTGCAATTCCAGTTGGGGTTATAACCGGTATTTATTTGTATGAAAATCCGGGTAAATTTTTAGCCAACTTAACCCGAAATGTATCTGATGTTTTGCAGGGAGTGCCTTCCATTGTTTTAGGTTTGATTGCTTACATGTGGATTGTAAAACCGATAACAAACGGTTTCTCTGCCCTGGCAGGAAGTGTTTCTTTATCGATTATGATGTTGCCAATGATTGTGCGATCAACCGAGGAAACATTGAAAATGATTCCGCAAACAATAAAAGAAGCTGCTTTGGCCTTGGGAGTTCCGTATTATAAAGTAATTTTAAGAGTTTTGGTTCCTACCAGCTTTAGCGGTTTGTTGACGGGTATTTTGTTGGGTATTTCGCGGGTTTTAGGCGAAACTGCACCATTAATGCTCACCGCTTTGGGAAGTACCATGATAAATCTGGACATAAGCAAACCAACCAGTGCAGTGCCACTGTTAATCTGGGAATTTTACAACGATCCGAACATGGTAGATTTAATATGGAGTTCTTCCTTGTTGTTAATGGCAATGGTTTTGGCTCTGAATTTAATTTCGAAACGTATTGCTGCCCGAACAAAATAG
- the pstC gene encoding phosphate ABC transporter permease subunit PstC: protein MNSDKITKGVLLLSSLLILFVAGGMIYSLVEGAIPAFKSFGFKFVFSNNWNPTEGKENYGALPFISGTIITSVAALLISLPLSFSASLFIGEYYRGTKLAKVLGTMVDLLAGIPSIVYGLWGFYVLRPLLIDIGLPNQGFGIFTASIILAIMIIPYATSLSNEIISMVPNELKEAAYSLGATKSEVIFNVVVPSARSGIVAGYILSLGRALGETMAVTMLIGNSNVIPDGFFSTGNTMASVIANQFGEAEGLKLSALIAIGLLLFLITGIINAIGKFIIKKMA, encoded by the coding sequence ATGAACAGCGATAAAATTACAAAAGGAGTACTGCTTTTATCCTCGTTGCTAATCCTCTTTGTTGCGGGAGGCATGATATATTCTTTGGTAGAAGGAGCAATTCCGGCCTTTAAAAGTTTTGGATTTAAGTTTGTTTTTTCAAACAACTGGAATCCAACCGAAGGAAAGGAGAACTACGGAGCTCTCCCATTTATTTCAGGAACTATAATTACTTCTGTGGCAGCCTTGTTAATTAGCTTGCCACTGTCGTTTTCGGCTTCGCTTTTTATTGGCGAATATTACCGCGGTACAAAATTGGCAAAAGTGCTGGGCACAATGGTCGATTTACTGGCCGGTATTCCGTCAATTGTATATGGTTTATGGGGATTTTATGTACTTCGACCTTTGTTAATCGATATCGGTTTGCCCAACCAGGGATTTGGAATTTTTACTGCAAGCATTATTCTTGCCATTATGATTATTCCGTATGCTACCTCTTTAAGTAACGAAATCATTTCAATGGTTCCCAACGAACTCAAAGAGGCTGCCTACTCACTGGGAGCAACAAAATCGGAAGTAATATTTAATGTGGTGGTTCCCTCTGCCAGGTCGGGTATTGTTGCCGGGTACATCCTGTCGTTAGGGCGGGCACTTGGTGAAACAATGGCTGTTACTATGCTAATTGGTAATTCAAATGTAATTCCCGACGGTTTTTTCAGTACCGGAAACACAATGGCTTCGGTAATTGCCAATCAGTTTGGTGAAGCTGAAGGTTTAAAGCTCAGTGCTTTAATTGCCATTGGTTTGTTGTTGTTCCTGATTACGGGAATTATTAACGCGATTGGAAAATTTATCATTAAAAAAATGGCTTAA
- the pstS gene encoding phosphate ABC transporter substrate-binding protein PstS, giving the protein MKNFALLLVAVFFLASCSNSPKKDGGEKSASTSKVALTAAGATFPMPYYNMVFKAYTSETGTLLTYGGIGSGGGIRSLTDKVVDFGATDAYLSDDKLAEMPAEVVHIPTVLGAVVIAYNLPGVDDLKLSNELLEKMFMGEITKWNDPALKANNEGVALPDMDITFVHRSDGSGTTFIFSDYMTKISSKWADAVGAGKSLQWPVGMGAKGNPGVAGTIKQTEGAIGYIGSEYAFAQKIQTAKVQNSAGNYIVPSIASVSAAAKGEIPADTRIMLTNSDDPDAYPISGFTWIILYKEQNYNGRSKEQALATVSFLDWLVSADAQGQAEKVHYAPLPDAAAEKAKVILRSVTFDGTPLL; this is encoded by the coding sequence ATGAAAAATTTTGCATTGTTATTAGTCGCAGTATTTTTTTTGGCCAGCTGTTCAAACTCTCCTAAAAAGGATGGTGGCGAAAAGTCGGCAAGCACTTCAAAAGTAGCTCTTACAGCGGCAGGAGCAACTTTCCCAATGCCTTACTACAATATGGTTTTTAAAGCCTATACTTCAGAAACAGGTACACTTTTAACTTACGGTGGTATTGGTTCTGGTGGAGGTATCCGAAGCCTTACCGATAAAGTAGTAGACTTTGGTGCAACCGATGCGTATTTAAGCGACGATAAATTGGCTGAAATGCCAGCTGAAGTTGTTCACATTCCAACCGTATTGGGAGCAGTTGTTATTGCTTACAATTTGCCGGGTGTTGACGATTTAAAATTGTCGAACGAGTTGCTGGAGAAAATGTTCATGGGCGAAATTACAAAATGGAACGATCCTGCATTAAAAGCAAACAACGAAGGTGTTGCTCTGCCTGACATGGATATTACATTTGTACATCGTTCGGACGGTAGCGGAACCACTTTTATTTTTAGCGATTACATGACCAAAATTAGCTCGAAATGGGCTGATGCAGTTGGCGCCGGAAAATCGTTGCAGTGGCCTGTTGGAATGGGAGCAAAAGGTAACCCTGGTGTTGCCGGAACCATTAAACAAACCGAAGGTGCCATTGGCTATATAGGTTCGGAATATGCGTTTGCACAAAAAATTCAAACTGCAAAAGTTCAAAACAGCGCCGGTAATTATATCGTTCCTTCAATTGCTTCGGTAAGTGCTGCAGCAAAAGGCGAAATTCCTGCCGATACAAGAATTATGTTGACCAATTCGGATGATCCGGATGCATATCCAATCAGTGGATTTACATGGATTATTCTTTACAAAGAACAGAATTACAACGGTCGTTCAAAAGAACAGGCATTGGCTACAGTTTCTTTCCTCGATTGGTTGGTAAGTGCTGATGCTCAGGGACAAGCAGAAAAAGTGCATTATGCACCGCTTCCTGATGCTGCTGCTGAAAAAGCAAAAGTAATTTTACGCTCGGTTACTTTCGACGGAACACCGTTATTGTAA
- a CDS encoding inorganic phosphate transporter, whose product MENFYLILVVVLFALAISDLIVGVSNDAVNFLNSAIGSKAAPKWLIFLMASLGVLIGATFSNGMMEVARKGIFHPEMFYFSEIMIIFLAVMITDVILLDMFNTFGMPTSTTVSIVFELLGAAVAVSIVKIKSAGGSVVMELAQYINSSKALAIITGILVSVFIAFSVGAIVQYIARLIFTFKYRDTMKYYGAIFGGLAITAITYFIFIKGMKGSSYADFELSSGETLQDWFKHNSGLVMLYSFGFWVVFIQLLKWIFNIKILKVVVLAGTFALAMAFAGNDLVNFIGVPLAGYNSFQAWMADGATNPDTYSMAMLAGKVGTPTYMLLVAGLVMIVTLIMSKKAKSVIATSLDLSRQNEGEERFGSSFGARVMVRGATNFNKKLVRLLPGSFSRGIQSRFEPHSYVAEDDQDPPSFDKIRASVNLVVASILIAIGTSLKLPLSTTYVTFMVAMGTSLSDRAWDRESAVYRISGVFAVIGGWFLTALIAFSVSGLVALLIAVSGKFMIFVFCGVALFMVIRTHTLLKKRSAAKVENEEEEIVEEDAFEQIMAKSSKQMIKAVVSSNQIITLGIESFIKEDRAGLKKAQESSAAFSKKSKRNRDKVYSIVSKISGGPIETSHFYVQMMEHKREMAHAVHFMLEPMIVHIENNHKPFIAEQAKELNALITATDTFYNFVLHAVKEEQFDELDNLIKERDKILGELNKLEKNQIKRIKNKEVNTRNSQLFFKMISEIEHLLLHTVNLVKAQRDFITYTRQSK is encoded by the coding sequence ATGGAAAATTTTTACTTGATTTTAGTGGTCGTTCTTTTCGCACTTGCAATTTCAGATTTGATTGTAGGTGTTAGTAACGACGCTGTCAACTTTCTGAACTCTGCTATTGGTTCGAAAGCTGCTCCCAAATGGTTGATCTTTTTGATGGCTAGTTTGGGGGTTTTAATTGGTGCTACTTTTTCAAACGGAATGATGGAAGTAGCCAGGAAGGGGATATTTCATCCTGAAATGTTCTACTTCTCCGAAATCATGATCATTTTTCTGGCCGTAATGATTACCGACGTAATCTTGCTGGATATGTTCAATACCTTCGGAATGCCAACTTCCACAACAGTTTCAATCGTTTTTGAATTACTTGGTGCTGCCGTGGCAGTTTCAATAGTAAAAATTAAGTCAGCCGGAGGTTCTGTGGTTATGGAATTGGCGCAGTACATTAACTCCAGTAAAGCGCTGGCAATTATCACCGGAATACTGGTGTCGGTGTTTATTGCTTTTAGTGTTGGTGCCATTGTGCAGTACATCGCCCGGTTGATATTTACCTTTAAGTACCGGGATACAATGAAGTATTATGGTGCAATTTTCGGAGGTTTGGCCATTACTGCCATAACTTATTTCATTTTTATTAAAGGAATGAAAGGTTCGTCGTATGCTGATTTTGAATTAAGCAGCGGAGAAACTTTACAAGACTGGTTTAAGCACAATTCAGGATTGGTAATGCTGTATAGCTTCGGATTTTGGGTTGTTTTTATCCAATTATTAAAGTGGATTTTCAACATTAAAATATTAAAAGTAGTTGTGTTGGCAGGTACATTTGCTTTGGCGATGGCCTTTGCCGGAAACGACCTTGTAAACTTTATTGGAGTACCGTTGGCCGGTTATAATTCTTTTCAAGCCTGGATGGCCGATGGTGCAACAAATCCAGACACCTACTCAATGGCAATGCTTGCAGGTAAGGTAGGCACTCCAACGTATATGTTATTAGTTGCAGGTTTAGTGATGATTGTTACACTGATTATGTCGAAAAAAGCAAAATCTGTAATTGCCACATCACTCGATCTTTCGCGTCAGAACGAAGGAGAAGAGCGTTTTGGATCTTCATTTGGCGCACGGGTTATGGTTCGTGGAGCTACTAATTTCAATAAAAAATTAGTACGACTACTGCCTGGTTCATTTTCAAGAGGAATACAATCACGATTCGAACCACATTCGTATGTTGCAGAAGACGATCAGGATCCGCCATCGTTTGATAAAATCAGGGCATCGGTAAACCTGGTTGTGGCCAGTATTCTTATTGCCATTGGTACTTCATTAAAACTTCCTTTATCAACCACCTATGTTACGTTTATGGTTGCAATGGGAACCTCGTTGTCCGATCGTGCATGGGATCGTGAAAGTGCAGTTTACCGTATTTCGGGTGTATTCGCCGTAATTGGTGGATGGTTCTTAACCGCATTAATCGCTTTTTCGGTTTCGGGACTTGTTGCATTGCTTATTGCCGTTAGTGGTAAGTTTATGATTTTTGTATTCTGTGGTGTTGCCCTGTTCATGGTAATTCGCACACATACTCTTCTTAAAAAACGTTCTGCAGCAAAAGTTGAAAACGAAGAAGAAGAAATTGTTGAAGAAGATGCCTTTGAACAAATTATGGCAAAAAGCTCGAAACAAATGATTAAAGCAGTTGTATCGAGTAACCAGATTATTACTTTGGGTATTGAAAGTTTTATTAAAGAAGACAGAGCGGGATTAAAGAAAGCGCAGGAATCGAGTGCTGCTTTCTCAAAGAAATCAAAACGAAACAGGGATAAAGTATATTCCATTGTTTCTAAGATTTCGGGTGGACCAATTGAAACCAGTCATTTTTATGTTCAAATGATGGAGCATAAACGAGAAATGGCACATGCCGTTCATTTTATGCTTGAACCAATGATTGTTCATATCGAAAACAATCACAAACCATTTATAGCCGAACAGGCAAAAGAACTTAATGCGCTTATAACAGCTACCGATACTTTTTACAATTTTGTATTACACGCTGTTAAAGAAGAACAGTTTGATGAGCTGGATAATTTAATTAAAGAACGCGATAAGATTTTGGGTGAATTAAATAAATTGGAGAAAAATCAAATTAAACGTATCAAAAACAAAGAAGTTAATACACGTAATTCGCAGCTGTTCTTTAAAATGATATCTGAAATTGAACACTTGTTGTTGCACACAGTAAATTTGGTAAAAGCGCAACGCGACTTTATTACTTATACACGTCAATCGAAATAG
- a CDS encoding ATP-binding protein, whose amino-acid sequence MKTYSSKFLAVVVSVTLTILALAIALLAHYYNNHFWIIIVPTILFFVASYYSIVFIIQKYIIDRIKPIYNTIRDLPLSGKKLEEANLNTNSLLLNVKNEVEEWAKTQLKEIERLKELEKYRKDFVGNVSHELKTPIFNIQGYVLTLLEGGLDDPKINKLYLRRTEKSIDRMVSIVEDLESITKLESGELKLNFIKFDIVKTVAEVIEMETWQASESKIKVQIIDKPDKPIFVKADKKRILEVITNLIVNGIKYGKKKGYVNISFHDLEDNIIVEVADNGIGMEKKDLPRIFERFFRVDKSRSREQGGTGLGLSIVKHIIEAHNQSINVRSVVDQGTTFNFTLEKAKY is encoded by the coding sequence ATGAAAACGTACTCTTCGAAGTTTCTTGCCGTGGTTGTTTCTGTAACCTTAACCATACTTGCACTGGCCATTGCTTTGCTTGCTCATTATTACAACAACCACTTTTGGATTATCATAGTTCCAACAATTTTGTTTTTTGTAGCCTCTTATTATTCAATTGTATTTATTATTCAGAAATACATAATCGACCGAATTAAACCCATTTACAATACCATTCGCGATTTGCCTTTAAGCGGGAAAAAGCTCGAAGAAGCGAACCTAAACACCAACAGTTTATTGTTAAATGTAAAAAACGAAGTAGAAGAGTGGGCCAAAACACAACTAAAAGAAATAGAACGATTAAAAGAACTTGAGAAATACCGTAAAGATTTTGTAGGAAACGTTTCGCACGAGTTAAAAACGCCCATCTTTAATATTCAGGGTTATGTTTTAACCTTGCTCGAAGGAGGATTGGATGATCCGAAAATTAATAAGCTTTATTTGCGGCGTACCGAAAAAAGCATAGACCGAATGGTATCGATTGTTGAAGACCTTGAGTCGATTACCAAACTTGAATCGGGAGAATTGAAATTGAACTTTATAAAATTTGACATTGTAAAAACAGTAGCCGAAGTAATAGAAATGGAAACATGGCAGGCTTCGGAAAGTAAAATTAAAGTTCAGATTATTGATAAACCTGACAAACCTATTTTTGTTAAAGCAGATAAAAAACGAATTCTGGAAGTTATTACAAACCTGATTGTTAACGGAATAAAATACGGAAAAAAGAAGGGTTATGTAAATATAAGTTTCCACGATTTGGAAGACAACATAATTGTTGAAGTTGCCGACAATGGAATTGGAATGGAGAAAAAAGATTTGCCACGTATTTTTGAACGATTCTTCCGTGTTGACAAATCGCGTTCGCGCGAACAAGGAGGAACCGGGCTGGGTTTATCAATCGTAAAACATATTATCGAGGCACACAATCAATCGATTAATGTGCGCAGTGTAGTTGATCAGGGGACAACCTTTAACTTTACACTTGAAAAAGCCAAATATTAA
- a CDS encoding response regulator transcription factor gives MSENEFKVLLVDDELDILEFLSYNLEKAGYKVYTAKNGVEALQMAEKHTPHLIILDVMMPEMDGIAACEELRKMPSLSTTIIAFLTARGEDYSQIAGFEAGADDYITKPVRPKVLVSRVKALLKRTGEATQPVEVIDTNTVTIGDLLIDKERYLIRISDTEMILPRKEFELLSLLVSKPGKVFTREEIYFSVWGENVVVGDRTIDVHIRKLREKIGNDHIKTLKGIGYKFVE, from the coding sequence ATGAGTGAAAATGAATTTAAAGTTCTGTTGGTTGACGACGAGTTGGACATTCTGGAATTTCTAAGTTACAATCTGGAAAAAGCCGGATACAAAGTATATACAGCAAAAAATGGTGTTGAAGCCCTTCAGATGGCCGAAAAGCATACACCTCACCTTATTATTTTAGATGTAATGATGCCCGAAATGGACGGAATTGCAGCTTGCGAAGAACTTCGTAAAATGCCTTCGTTAAGCACTACCATTATTGCATTTTTAACTGCTCGTGGCGAAGATTATTCTCAAATTGCAGGATTTGAAGCCGGAGCGGACGATTACATAACAAAACCGGTTCGCCCGAAAGTGTTGGTAAGCCGTGTTAAAGCCTTATTAAAAAGAACCGGCGAGGCAACTCAACCTGTTGAGGTTATTGACACAAATACTGTAACCATTGGCGACTTGCTAATTGATAAAGAAAGATACCTGATTCGCATCAGCGACACCGAAATGATTCTTCCACGAAAAGAATTTGAATTGCTTTCGTTATTGGTTTCGAAACCGGGTAAAGTATTTACGCGCGAAGAAATTTATTTCTCGGTTTGGGGCGAAAATGTTGTTGTTGGAGACCGTACCATCGACGTTCACATTCGCAAACTGCGCGAAAAAATTGGCAACGACCACATTAAAACCTTAAAAGGAATTGGTTATAAATTTGTTGAGTAA
- a CDS encoding PAP2 family protein: MSEKIAKVLSIIFHPVLLPTLGLLLLLNSGFYFTMLSWEAKRFVLLVVFFSTCILPLLSVAIMALNPRFNIMMPNSRDRVMPLLSSSIFYYLGFMLLNKARAFPEFKLFLLASVLVITVLLIVSFKWKISNHMAAIGGLAGTLFALSFRGGINPVYSIMIVVLISGLVGTARLILQKHTIVQLIAGYGLGFSILYCVIYFF, translated from the coding sequence ATGTCGGAAAAAATAGCAAAGGTATTATCCATTATTTTTCATCCCGTTTTACTTCCGACTTTGGGATTATTGCTGCTTTTAAATTCAGGATTTTATTTTACAATGTTGTCGTGGGAGGCAAAACGCTTTGTTTTGTTGGTTGTGTTCTTTTCTACTTGTATACTTCCACTTTTATCGGTGGCAATTATGGCCTTAAATCCACGCTTTAATATAATGATGCCAAACAGCCGCGACCGGGTAATGCCACTTCTGTCGAGTTCAATATTTTATTACCTCGGATTTATGTTGCTGAATAAAGCAAGGGCTTTTCCCGAGTTTAAACTGTTTTTGCTGGCTTCGGTTTTGGTAATTACTGTTTTACTTATTGTTTCGTTTAAGTGGAAAATAAGCAACCACATGGCTGCAATTGGTGGCCTGGCCGGTACTTTGTTTGCTTTGTCGTTTCGGGGTGGAATAAATCCGGTTTACTCCATAATGATTGTGGTATTAATTTCAGGACTTGTTGGAACTGCCCGGTTAATTTTACAGAAACATACCATTGTGCAATTAATTGCAGGTTACGGTTTAGGCTTTTCAATTTTATATTGCGTCATCTATTTCTTTTGA
- the rpoN gene encoding RNA polymerase factor sigma-54 has product MEQKLTLQQKLLQKLSPQQIQVIKLLEIPTMQLEQRIKKELEENPVLELESDNPSSLDDSGNQEGEDNRDVDNEEFSMDDYYEDEEIPTYKLNTNNFSKDDKYIDVPFSVGTTFHEFLYEQLGMVSLSEEEQELAEYIIGNIDDDGYLRRDLMSISDDLAFNMNLDVPEEKLEVILKSIQELDPPGIGARDLRECLMLQLKRKEGKAYDLAKAIVKDFFVEFTKKHYDKIRAKLELSEEELKAGIDQVLKLNPKPGSSYSNPLNKSNQHIVPDFILDNLDGELNLSLNQRNVPNLIINDTYQDMLRNLSANQKEQKNSKEAALFVKQKIDSAKWFIDAIQQRQTTLLLTMSEIISFQKEYFQEGDETKLRPMILKDIAERTNLDISTISRVSNSKYIQTHFGIYPLKYFFSEGMQKDDGEEVSTREIKKILQDCIGNEDKHKPLTDEKLAQILKEKSYNIARRTVAKYREQLGIPVARLRKEL; this is encoded by the coding sequence ATGGAGCAAAAACTAACATTACAACAGAAGCTGCTCCAGAAGCTATCGCCTCAGCAAATACAGGTGATCAAGCTTTTGGAGATCCCAACTATGCAACTCGAGCAACGGATAAAAAAGGAGCTCGAAGAAAATCCTGTTTTAGAATTGGAATCAGATAATCCTTCTTCCCTCGATGATTCAGGAAACCAGGAAGGGGAGGATAATCGTGATGTTGATAACGAGGAGTTTTCGATGGATGATTATTATGAAGACGAAGAAATTCCGACCTATAAATTAAATACCAACAACTTTTCGAAGGACGACAAATACATTGATGTTCCGTTTTCGGTAGGTACAACATTTCATGAGTTTTTGTACGAGCAACTTGGAATGGTTAGTCTTTCGGAAGAAGAACAGGAGTTAGCCGAATACATTATCGGGAATATTGATGATGACGGTTATTTGCGCCGCGATTTAATGTCGATCAGCGACGATCTGGCCTTTAATATGAACCTGGATGTTCCGGAAGAAAAACTGGAGGTAATTTTAAAGTCGATTCAGGAGCTGGACCCACCTGGAATTGGTGCCCGCGATTTGCGCGAATGCCTGATGCTGCAGTTAAAAAGAAAAGAAGGCAAGGCGTACGATTTGGCAAAAGCTATTGTAAAAGATTTTTTTGTTGAATTTACCAAAAAACATTACGATAAAATTCGCGCAAAACTTGAGCTTTCGGAGGAGGAGTTAAAGGCAGGCATCGATCAGGTATTAAAACTGAATCCCAAGCCCGGAAGTTCGTACAGTAATCCTTTAAATAAATCGAACCAGCATATTGTTCCCGACTTTATTTTAGATAATCTCGACGGTGAATTAAATCTTTCGTTAAACCAGCGAAACGTGCCGAATTTAATTATAAACGACACGTACCAGGACATGTTGCGCAATTTAAGTGCAAACCAGAAAGAGCAAAAAAACAGTAAGGAAGCCGCACTTTTTGTTAAGCAAAAAATTGATTCGGCAAAATGGTTTATCGATGCCATTCAGCAGCGACAAACAACTTTGCTGCTTACCATGTCGGAAATTATTAGCTTTCAAAAGGAATATTTTCAGGAAGGAGACGAAACAAAACTTCGTCCGATGATACTGAAGGACATTGCTGAACGTACAAATCTCGACATTTCTACTATCTCGAGAGTTTCGAACAGCAAATACATTCAAACACATTTCGGAATTTATCCGCTTAAATATTTCTTCTCGGAAGGAATGCAAAAAGATGATGGAGAGGAAGTTTCAACCCGTGAGATTAAGAAAATTTTACAGGATTGTATTGGGAACGAAGACAAACACAAACCATTAACCGACGAAAAACTGGCTCAAATTCTTAAAGAAAAATCGTACAACATTGCACGTCGTACAGTGGCTAAATATCGCGAGCAGTTGGGAATTCCGGTGGCACGTTTAAGAAAGGAATTGTAA